A single genomic interval of Chryseobacterium paludis harbors:
- the lysA gene encoding diaminopimelate decarboxylase, which translates to MNSKELLKIANEYGTPVYVYDAESIKTQYEKLTSSFLKHTKFFYAAKALTNINILKYVKNLGASLDCVSINEVKLGLKAGFTKEKILFTPNCVDLAEIEEAMLHGVHINIDNISILEQFGNKYGNTYPILVRINPHIFAGGNYKISTGHIDSKFGISIHQVRHIERVMKSTNLNVEGLHMHTGSEIKDPDVFLQALDIMLELSEHFPNLKYLDMGSGFKIPYQESEMETDVKTLGKKVEKVISEFSKNTGKKFELWFEPGKFLVGKSGYLLVKANVIKQTTATVFVGVNSGFNHLIRPMFYDSYHTIENLSNQKGPERIYTVVGNICETDTFAWDRKLNEVKEGDILAFHTAGAYGFEMSSNFNSRLKPAEVLFLDGKAHLIRKRDEFEDLLRNQIEVI; encoded by the coding sequence ATGAATTCAAAAGAATTATTAAAGATTGCCAATGAATATGGCACGCCGGTGTATGTTTATGATGCTGAATCTATCAAAACGCAATACGAGAAACTTACATCTTCTTTTTTAAAACACACAAAGTTCTTTTATGCTGCCAAGGCGTTAACTAATATCAATATTTTAAAGTATGTCAAGAACTTGGGTGCTTCTTTGGATTGTGTATCTATTAATGAAGTAAAGCTTGGCTTAAAAGCAGGATTTACAAAAGAAAAAATCTTATTTACTCCCAATTGTGTTGATCTTGCTGAAATTGAAGAGGCAATGCTGCATGGGGTTCATATCAATATTGATAATATCTCTATTCTTGAGCAGTTTGGCAACAAATACGGAAACACTTACCCAATTCTTGTAAGAATCAACCCTCATATTTTTGCAGGAGGGAATTATAAAATATCGACAGGACATATCGATAGTAAATTCGGTATTTCCATTCATCAGGTGCGTCACATCGAAAGGGTAATGAAAAGCACCAATCTTAATGTAGAAGGCCTTCACATGCACACAGGAAGTGAGATCAAGGATCCAGATGTTTTCTTACAGGCGCTAGATATTATGTTAGAGCTTTCTGAGCATTTTCCTAACTTAAAGTATCTTGATATGGGAAGTGGTTTCAAGATTCCGTATCAGGAGAGTGAAATGGAAACTGATGTAAAAACATTAGGTAAAAAAGTTGAGAAAGTGATTTCTGAATTTTCTAAAAATACAGGTAAGAAGTTTGAATTATGGTTTGAGCCTGGAAAATTTCTGGTTGGAAAAAGCGGATACCTTTTAGTGAAAGCTAATGTCATCAAGCAAACAACAGCTACGGTTTTTGTTGGAGTGAATTCTGGATTCAATCATTTAATACGTCCTATGTTTTATGATTCTTACCATACGATCGAAAACTTATCAAACCAAAAAGGACCGGAAAGAATTTATACTGTGGTAGGAAATATCTGTGAGACTGATACTTTTGCCTGGGACAGAAAATTAAATGAAGTAAAAGAAGGAGATATTCTTGCCTTCCACACTGCAGGGGCATACGGATTTGAAATGAGTTCTAATTTCAATTCCAGATTGAAGCCTGCTGAGGTGTTATTCTTAGATGGAAAGGCTCATCTCATTCGTAAGA
- a CDS encoding 3'-5' exonuclease, which translates to MYSIIDIESNGAGYRHECIIDIAIYRYDGQKIVDQFISLVNPESDITPFVQKLTSITPNMVKTAPKFHEIAKRVIEITQNTTLVGHNIDFDYRMLRQSFKGLGYDFKINTLDTIPLAKKLIPNEVSYSLGKLVKSLGIPLTNHHRADGDARATLELFRLLVSKDTENEIIQKQHDESNAKTYINKIKLLTQDLPNEKGFVYFQNGDGRIILSEYVQDINKFSKKVFNSKSKKWESVQRDVEQINFELTGNDIIARLILNSKKIKKREALPFGLYVRNNKYIVEKNTLNKEDRPILKFRSFTQGAKAIQFIGTQREYDDVSFFKNKIDFRKRNELWLGSGRKLGEKLFLIIENGKVISYGFYELFTQIQTLSRLSKLKIDLPLSAVDLNNDLQLALLRGDFETLPLPK; encoded by the coding sequence ATGTATTCGATTATAGATATAGAAAGTAATGGTGCAGGTTATAGACATGAATGCATTATAGATATTGCCATCTACAGATATGATGGACAAAAAATCGTTGACCAATTCATTTCATTGGTTAACCCTGAAAGTGATATAACACCTTTTGTACAAAAATTGACCAGTATTACACCTAATATGGTCAAAACAGCTCCGAAATTTCATGAAATAGCAAAAAGAGTAATCGAAATTACCCAGAATACTACTTTGGTTGGTCATAATATAGATTTTGACTACAGAATGTTACGTCAATCGTTTAAAGGTCTTGGTTATGATTTTAAAATCAATACTTTAGATACCATTCCACTGGCTAAAAAACTAATTCCAAACGAGGTAAGTTATTCGTTGGGTAAACTGGTGAAATCTTTGGGAATTCCCTTAACAAATCACCATAGGGCAGATGGAGATGCACGTGCAACTTTAGAATTGTTTAGACTTCTGGTTTCAAAAGATACCGAGAATGAGATTATTCAAAAGCAGCATGATGAAAGCAACGCTAAAACTTATATAAATAAAATCAAACTGTTAACACAGGATCTACCTAACGAAAAAGGATTTGTCTATTTTCAGAATGGGGATGGAAGAATTATTTTGTCTGAGTATGTTCAGGATATCAATAAGTTTTCGAAGAAAGTTTTTAATTCAAAATCAAAAAAGTGGGAATCTGTACAAAGAGACGTTGAACAGATTAATTTTGAATTAACAGGAAATGATATTATTGCAAGGCTGATCTTAAACTCAAAAAAAATAAAGAAAAGAGAAGCATTGCCTTTTGGTCTCTATGTAAGAAATAACAAATACATTGTTGAAAAGAATACTTTGAACAAAGAAGATAGACCAATATTAAAATTTAGATCCTTTACGCAAGGAGCTAAAGCAATTCAGTTTATTGGTACTCAAAGGGAATATGATGATGTGAGTTTTTTCAAGAATAAGATTGATTTCAGAAAACGCAACGAACTTTGGTTAGGTTCTGGAAGAAAATTAGGAGAAAAATTATTCCTTATCATTGAAAACGGGAAAGTTATTTCTTATGGTTTTTATGAGCTATTTACGCAGATCCAGACGCTAAGCAGACTTTCCAAACTTAAAATAGATTTGCCTTTATCTGCGGTTGATTTAAATAATGACTTACAATTAGCACTTCTTCGCGGTGATTTTGAGACATTACCATTGCCGAAATGA
- a CDS encoding DUF853 domain-containing protein → MADKKQFIDELSARYTPKGDHIILGKGMLDGEVVTEVNVTIPLKTINRHGLIAGATGTGKTKTLQVFAEQLSHAGIPSLVLDIKGDFSGIAEAGEMNSIIEERYAKTQLPYNPQAFPVELMSISGGQGVKLRATVTEFGPVLLSKILELNDTQQSIMSIVFKYCDDKGLPLIDLNDLKKVLQYVTDNAQGKAEMSANYGSIASASLGTILRSIVALEQQGAASFFGELSFDVQDLLETRDGKGVVNILRVADIQNKPQLFSTFMLSLFAEIYMTFPEEGDSGKPKLVLFIDEAHLIFNEASKALLSQIETMVKLIRSKGVGIYFITQIPGDVPENVLSQLGLKIQHALRGFTAKDKKEISKAVENYPTTEFYNASSLIQNLGIGEAFVTALDEKGIPTPLVHTYLISPESRMDVLNDAEVSELTGKSALVAKYQEDINKESAYEMLTNRMEQAAQNPLPTQKARPVKEEPGMFEQVLQSKAGRTFTSTLMREGAKAVLGMFGLGGRKR, encoded by the coding sequence ATGGCAGATAAAAAACAATTTATTGACGAATTAAGTGCAAGATACACTCCGAAAGGAGATCATATAATATTAGGAAAAGGAATGTTAGATGGGGAAGTGGTTACAGAAGTTAATGTGACAATTCCTCTGAAAACAATAAACCGACATGGGCTTATTGCTGGAGCGACAGGAACAGGAAAGACCAAAACGCTGCAGGTTTTTGCTGAACAGCTATCTCATGCAGGAATCCCATCTTTAGTTTTAGATATTAAGGGTGATTTTTCTGGAATAGCGGAAGCTGGTGAAATGAATTCTATTATAGAAGAAAGATACGCAAAAACTCAACTTCCTTACAATCCGCAGGCATTCCCGGTAGAACTGATGAGTATTTCTGGTGGCCAAGGGGTGAAATTAAGGGCAACAGTAACTGAATTTGGACCGGTATTATTAAGCAAGATTTTAGAATTAAATGATACACAACAGAGTATCATGTCGATTGTATTTAAATATTGTGATGATAAAGGACTTCCTTTAATTGATCTTAATGACCTGAAGAAAGTTTTACAATATGTGACTGATAATGCTCAAGGTAAAGCAGAAATGTCAGCAAATTATGGTTCGATAGCATCGGCATCTTTGGGTACTATTCTACGATCGATAGTTGCTTTGGAACAGCAGGGAGCAGCAAGTTTTTTTGGAGAATTGAGTTTTGATGTTCAGGATCTGCTTGAAACAAGGGATGGAAAAGGAGTAGTAAATATTTTAAGAGTTGCAGATATTCAAAACAAACCACAACTGTTTTCAACCTTCATGCTTTCTCTTTTTGCGGAGATCTATATGACGTTTCCTGAAGAAGGGGATAGTGGTAAGCCAAAATTGGTTTTATTTATTGATGAAGCCCATTTAATTTTCAATGAAGCTTCTAAAGCATTGCTTTCACAAATTGAAACAATGGTAAAATTAATTCGTTCAAAAGGTGTGGGAATTTATTTTATCACACAAATTCCGGGAGATGTTCCTGAAAATGTTCTTTCTCAATTAGGATTGAAAATCCAGCATGCATTAAGAGGTTTTACAGCAAAAGATAAAAAAGAAATTTCAAAAGCTGTTGAAAATTATCCTACAACAGAATTTTATAATGCTTCAAGTTTAATTCAGAATTTGGGAATTGGAGAAGCTTTTGTAACTGCATTGGACGAAAAGGGAATTCCTACACCTTTGGTGCATACGTACTTAATTTCTCCTGAGTCCAGAATGGATGTTTTAAACGATGCTGAGGTTTCGGAGCTTACGGGAAAATCGGCTTTAGTTGCTAAATATCAAGAAGATATAAATAAAGAATCAGCCTATGAGATGCTAACCAACAGAATGGAACAAGCAGCTCAAAATCCATTACCAACCCAAAAAGCAAGACCAGTAAAAGAAGAGCCAGGTATGTTTGAGCAGGTTTTACAGAGTAAAGCAGGAAGAACATTCACCTCTACTTTAATGAGGGAAGGAGCGAAAGCTGTGCTGGGAATGTTTGGACTGGGTGGAAGAAAAAGATAA
- a CDS encoding MBL fold metallo-hydrolase, protein MKVEQIYTGCLAQGAYYIVSENEAAIIDPLREVKPYLDRLEKDDVTLKYIFETHFHADFVSGHLDLSKKTGAPIIYGPTANPEFEALIAEDHQIFEIGKIKIKVLHTPGHTMESTTYLLIDEEGTEKAIFTGDTLFLGDVGRPDLAQKATNLTQEDLAGILYESLHSKIIPLDDSIIVYPAHGAGSACGKNMQKETVDTLGNQKRTNYALNQPDKESFIKEVLDGLTAPPKYFGMNVALNKKGYESIDTVMDKGLNPIPVEDFETFAEDSGALILDTRGAADFHKGFIPNSINIGLKGDFAPWVGTLIVDVKHPLLLITDEGTEEEVITRLSRVGFDNVLGYLEGGFKSWQNANKETDEIKRISPSEFVEQFNEESTVIDVRKLTEYSAEHIDNAFSKPLDNISDWVSSIDDSEHFFLHCAGGYRSMIAASILNSHGIRNFTEIEGGFNGIKKTEKLPTSDFVCQSKTL, encoded by the coding sequence ATGAAAGTTGAACAAATATATACGGGCTGTCTGGCTCAGGGAGCCTATTATATTGTATCAGAAAACGAAGCTGCAATTATAGATCCTCTACGAGAGGTAAAACCATACTTGGATCGCCTTGAAAAAGACGATGTTACTTTAAAATATATTTTTGAAACTCATTTCCATGCAGATTTTGTTTCGGGACATTTAGATTTAAGTAAAAAGACGGGTGCTCCTATTATTTACGGACCTACTGCCAATCCTGAATTCGAAGCATTAATAGCTGAAGACCATCAGATTTTTGAAATTGGAAAAATAAAAATAAAGGTTTTACATACTCCTGGTCATACCATGGAAAGCACGACCTATCTTTTAATAGATGAAGAGGGTACTGAAAAAGCAATTTTTACTGGTGACACCTTATTTTTAGGAGATGTTGGCAGACCTGATCTTGCTCAAAAGGCAACCAATCTTACCCAGGAAGATCTTGCAGGAATTCTATATGAAAGCCTTCATAGTAAAATCATTCCTTTAGATGACTCTATTATTGTTTATCCGGCACATGGAGCAGGTTCTGCCTGTGGTAAAAATATGCAGAAAGAAACAGTGGATACTCTTGGAAATCAAAAAAGAACAAATTATGCTTTAAATCAGCCTGATAAAGAATCTTTCATTAAAGAAGTTCTGGATGGTTTAACTGCACCACCAAAATATTTCGGGATGAATGTTGCCTTAAACAAAAAGGGCTATGAAAGCATCGATACCGTTATGGATAAAGGCCTCAATCCTATTCCTGTAGAAGATTTCGAAACTTTCGCAGAAGATTCAGGAGCCTTAATTTTAGACACCAGAGGTGCTGCTGATTTTCACAAGGGATTTATTCCAAATTCAATAAACATAGGTTTGAAAGGAGATTTTGCTCCTTGGGTAGGAACTCTGATCGTAGATGTAAAACATCCGTTATTACTGATTACCGATGAAGGGACTGAAGAGGAGGTGATCACCAGATTAAGCAGAGTTGGATTTGATAATGTCTTAGGATACTTAGAAGGAGGTTTTAAATCATGGCAGAATGCAAATAAAGAAACCGATGAAATTAAAAGAATTTCACCTTCTGAATTTGTAGAACAATTTAATGAGGAGTCTACTGTAATTGATGTTAGAAAACTGACTGAATATTCAGCAGAACATATAGATAACGCGTTTAGTAAACCATTAGATAACATAAGTGACTGGGTAAGCTCAATTGATGATTCCGAACATTTTTTCCTTCATTGCGCAGGAGGATACAGAAGCATGATTGCCGCAAGCATTCTCAACTCACACGGAATCAGAAACTTCACAGAAATAGAAGGGGGCTTTAATGGAATTAAAAAAACTGAAAAATTACCTACTTCAGATTTCGTTTGTCAGTCTAAAACATTATAA
- a CDS encoding rhodanese-like domain-containing protein → MRSKFLGYAMAVSLIVSSCKTATLTQNNSTINIKEVINGTDVTLVDVRVPEQYKEGTARNAINIPLTEIQNNIDSLKGKKVVVFCNKGIQADQAIEILKKNGVDAYDGTSWKNVKAIQDEKSTAK, encoded by the coding sequence ATGAGAAGTAAGTTTTTGGGATATGCCATGGCTGTATCACTGATCGTAAGCTCATGTAAAACAGCTACTCTTACACAAAACAACTCTACTATCAACATTAAAGAAGTTATTAACGGTACAGATGTTACTTTAGTGGATGTGAGAGTTCCCGAACAATATAAAGAAGGCACGGCAAGAAATGCAATCAATATTCCATTAACTGAAATTCAGAATAATATTGATTCTTTAAAAGGTAAAAAAGTAGTTGTCTTTTGTAATAAAGGAATACAGGCTGATCAGGCCATTGAAATTTTAAAGAAAAATGGTGTGGATGCATATGATGGAACAAGCTGGAAAAATGTAAAAGCTATTCAGGATGAGAAATCAACCGCAAAATAA
- a CDS encoding thioredoxin family protein: MSQKFQELINSERPVLIDFFATWCQPCKVQSSVLTTVKENVGEGARIIKVDVDQYPAIASQYGVRGVPTLAIFKEGELLWKESGVHDVNTLTQLLKQYE, from the coding sequence ATGTCACAAAAATTTCAAGAACTCATTAATTCCGAAAGACCCGTATTGATTGATTTTTTCGCTACATGGTGTCAGCCTTGTAAAGTGCAGTCTTCGGTCTTAACCACAGTAAAAGAAAATGTAGGTGAAGGAGCAAGAATCATCAAAGTAGATGTAGATCAATATCCTGCTATTGCTTCGCAATACGGAGTGCGTGGTGTTCCCACTTTAGCCATATTTAAAGAAGGAGAGCTTCTTTGGAAAGAAAGTGGCGTTCACGATGTCAATACATTGACCCAACTTTTAAAACAATATGAATAA
- a CDS encoding nitrilase-related carbon-nitrogen hydrolase has protein sequence MKVIGLNLDIIWKNKKSNFQLIEEQLNNQEADIFLLPEMFSTGFCMDASEVSDRNEESLEFLKKISKERKSAFCGSAPVEQGGNFYNRMFFVQPDSSVIFYDKRHLFSFSGEDKVYSPGKERVIVEYKGIRFLLQVCYDLRFPVFARNNNDYDAILYVANWPEKRVGAWEHLLKARAIENLSYVFGLNRIGTDGNDLFYKESSHCFFADGKEISQKNGNIVSAELNIEELKDFRNHFQFLNDRDDFSIQI, from the coding sequence ATGAAAGTTATAGGGTTAAATTTAGATATTATCTGGAAAAATAAGAAAAGTAATTTTCAATTAATAGAAGAGCAGCTAAACAATCAGGAAGCCGATATTTTTTTATTGCCTGAAATGTTTTCAACTGGTTTTTGTATGGATGCTTCTGAAGTTTCAGATCGTAATGAAGAGTCATTAGAGTTTTTGAAAAAGATTTCGAAAGAAAGAAAATCTGCGTTTTGTGGAAGTGCTCCGGTAGAGCAGGGTGGAAATTTTTATAATAGAATGTTTTTTGTGCAGCCGGATTCATCCGTCATTTTTTATGATAAAAGGCATTTGTTCTCTTTCTCAGGGGAAGACAAAGTATACTCGCCAGGAAAAGAAAGGGTAATTGTTGAGTATAAGGGGATTCGATTTTTGTTACAGGTTTGTTATGATCTTCGTTTTCCTGTTTTTGCAAGAAATAATAATGATTATGATGCGATCTTATATGTTGCCAATTGGCCGGAAAAAAGAGTGGGTGCTTGGGAGCATCTTTTAAAAGCCCGTGCAATAGAGAATTTATCTTATGTTTTTGGTTTGAATAGAATTGGAACAGACGGGAATGATCTGTTTTATAAGGAAAGTTCACATTGTTTTTTTGCTGACGGAAAAGAGATTTCTCAAAAAAATGGCAACATTGTTTCTGCGGAATTAAATATAGAAGAACTAAAGGATTTTAGAAATCATTTCCAGTTTTTAAATGATAGGGATGATTTTTCAATTCAAATCTAG
- a CDS encoding DUF6646 family protein, with the protein MKKLIFMFMLVFLGTAVNAQAWTGKGDQKIQLGFSAWGYGTGITGTYDYGLNKLVSVGAGLNGYFSGYKNNDNDNRVFIFGRVNFHLKEALQLPEKLDIYPGVDLGVLGKDFGIGAHIGARYFFTEKIGVFAEVGNNGSLGVSLNL; encoded by the coding sequence ATGAAGAAATTGATTTTTATGTTTATGCTTGTCTTTTTGGGAACTGCTGTAAATGCTCAGGCATGGACAGGAAAGGGAGACCAAAAGATACAGCTTGGTTTCAGTGCCTGGGGATATGGAACAGGAATTACCGGAACCTATGATTATGGGCTTAATAAGCTTGTATCAGTAGGGGCGGGTTTAAATGGTTACTTTAGCGGATATAAAAACAATGACAATGATAACAGGGTTTTCATTTTTGGAAGAGTCAATTTCCATTTAAAAGAAGCTCTACAGCTACCTGAAAAATTGGACATCTATCCTGGTGTCGATCTGGGTGTTCTTGGAAAGGATTTTGGAATAGGGGCTCATATTGGTGCGCGATACTTTTTCACTGAGAAAATCGGGGTATTTGCCGAAGTAGGAAACAATGGCAGTCTGGGTGTTTCTCTAAATTTATAA
- the rseP gene encoding RIP metalloprotease RseP, with translation MELAIKIFQFILSISILVVLHELGHFLPAKWFKTKVEKFYLFFDPWFSIAKKKIGETEYGIGWLPFGGYVKIAGMVDESMDTEQLKQPAQPWEFRAKPAWQRLIIMLGGVTVNFFLAWLIYSCLSLFNGEMYTDLTKFDNGIGVTEAGKKMGFQSGDKIISIDGKPAERLENSAINILFSDQVTVLRNGKEATFKVNEDGVADVIKQREAKLYITPRIPMIIDSLATPSSKASGLAKGDRIVAINGKSTPFFDEVSSTLAENKGKTVSIDVTRGAERQTISAPVDKNGKLGIAVDQKSLASVVTDKKYSFGESIPRGLERTIEALTMQVKQFKIMFNSKIQGYKNVGGPIAIVKSMPVNKAADGSFAINWPAFWSFTAMFSIWLAFLNLIPIPGLDGGHVIFTLYEIIFGKPVPQKVLENAQMIGVIFLLGLMLLIFGSDIFKIFTGKL, from the coding sequence ATGGAATTAGCAATCAAAATTTTTCAATTTATATTAAGCATTTCTATTTTAGTAGTTCTTCATGAACTTGGTCACTTTTTACCAGCCAAATGGTTTAAAACCAAAGTAGAAAAATTTTACTTATTTTTCGATCCTTGGTTTTCTATCGCTAAGAAAAAAATCGGTGAAACAGAATACGGTATTGGATGGCTTCCTTTTGGAGGATATGTAAAAATTGCCGGAATGGTGGATGAAAGCATGGATACGGAACAGCTAAAACAACCGGCACAACCGTGGGAGTTCCGCGCTAAACCAGCTTGGCAGAGATTAATCATCATGTTAGGTGGTGTCACAGTTAACTTTTTTCTGGCTTGGTTAATTTACAGCTGCCTTTCTCTTTTTAATGGTGAAATGTACACTGACCTTACAAAATTTGATAATGGTATCGGTGTAACGGAAGCTGGAAAAAAAATGGGATTCCAAAGTGGTGACAAAATTATCAGCATTGATGGAAAACCTGCAGAAAGATTAGAAAATTCAGCTATTAATATCCTTTTCAGTGATCAGGTTACTGTTTTAAGAAATGGGAAAGAGGCTACATTTAAAGTGAATGAAGATGGCGTAGCAGATGTTATCAAACAAAGAGAAGCAAAACTGTATATCACACCAAGAATTCCTATGATCATTGATTCTTTGGCAACACCTTCCTCTAAAGCATCAGGATTGGCTAAAGGAGACCGAATTGTAGCGATTAATGGTAAATCCACTCCTTTCTTTGATGAAGTAAGCTCAACATTAGCAGAAAACAAAGGAAAAACAGTTAGCATTGATGTAACCCGTGGCGCTGAAAGACAAACAATTTCTGCACCTGTTGACAAAAATGGTAAACTGGGAATTGCAGTTGACCAAAAAAGCCTTGCGAGTGTAGTTACTGATAAAAAATATTCTTTTGGAGAATCTATTCCCAGAGGTTTAGAAAGAACGATTGAAGCTTTGACCATGCAGGTTAAGCAATTCAAGATCATGTTTAACTCTAAAATTCAAGGATATAAAAATGTAGGTGGTCCTATTGCAATCGTGAAATCTATGCCTGTAAACAAGGCTGCAGATGGTAGCTTTGCTATCAATTGGCCTGCTTTCTGGAGTTTTACGGCAATGTTCTCGATCTGGTTGGCATTCCTGAACCTTATTCCAATCCCGGGACTTGATGGTGGACACGTTATTTTCACATTATATGAAATCATTTTCGGGAAACCAGTCCCTCAAAAAGTATTAGAAAATGCACAGATGATTGGCGTTATCTTCCTGTTAGGCTTGATGTTACTGATTTTCGGAAGTGATATCTTTAAAATATTTACAGGGAAATTATAA
- a CDS encoding DUF6705 family protein, producing MKIILFLTVFLFSSSCYSQQVYPLNTDFDEVPQNSYLKDSNNELTPYIGTYKSSFQNREITIYITKEVQKFFKALKVYQDALSIRYVVKNSAGAILQDTQSMTFQPNQFEHTIYSHGTYPNQNIVWFNYGGTNCRVGWGAIELKKISTTQLSWEYKPNDIILDSSKCPQGTDINIYLPETKGLIFTKQ from the coding sequence ATGAAAATTATATTATTCTTAACAGTATTCCTTTTCTCAAGTTCATGCTATTCACAACAAGTTTATCCATTGAATACAGACTTTGATGAAGTCCCTCAGAATTCCTATTTAAAGGATTCCAATAATGAATTAACTCCTTATATAGGAACCTACAAATCTTCTTTTCAAAATAGGGAAATCACAATCTATATTACAAAAGAAGTACAAAAGTTTTTTAAAGCCTTAAAGGTTTATCAAGACGCATTGTCAATAAGATATGTTGTAAAAAATTCAGCAGGAGCTATTCTTCAAGACACACAAAGCATGACTTTTCAACCAAATCAATTTGAACATACTATTTACAGTCATGGGACTTATCCTAATCAGAATATTGTATGGTTCAATTATGGGGGAACAAATTGCAGAGTTGGTTGGGGAGCTATTGAATTAAAAAAGATTAGTACTACTCAGCTATCATGGGAATACAAACCTAATGACATCATACTTGACAGCAGTAAGTGCCCTCAAGGAACAGACATAAATATCTACTTGCCTGAAACAAAAGGTTTGATATTTACTAAACAATAA